In the genome of bacterium, the window CGCGTTGTCCTCGGGGATGAGCGTGCGGAGCAGGGTCAGGATGTCGTCGTGCAGCGCGTCCTGGTGCTCATTGATCACCAGGCCGGTCGTCGTGTGCAGGCTGTGGATCAGCACCGACCCGTGCGCGATCTCGTTCACGCCGGGGAGCCCGGCGACGCGCTCCGTGAGATCTTGAATCTCCGTGCGCGCGCGCGTGGAAACGGTCAGGGTCGTCGTAACGACTTTCGCCGGTGCGAGCGTCCGTGCCACGCCGCGAACCTCCCCGGGAGGCGCCTTGCTCGAAGCCGTGAACAGATGTTCACGCGGCCCGTGGGGCATTGTAGCATGGGCCCGTCTTGTTTGACAAACCGTTGGGCCACGCGTACAATTTACGTGTCTCGCGTGCGGCCGGGGGAGTCTGGGCGCCGGCCGAGGGATCGAGACACAAGGAGGCTTCACGCCGATGATTACGGTGACCGATCAGGCCGTGTCGAAGCTGAAGGAGCTGCTCGCCGAACAAGAAGAGTCGAACCTCTGTCTCCGGGTGTTCATCACCAAGGGCGGCTGCGACGGCTTCTCCTACGGTATGACGTTTGACTCCGCGCCAGAGGCGGACGACCAGGTGATCGACCGGGGCGGCGTGCGCGTGCTCGTAGACAAGGTCAGCTCCCGCCTGCTCGATGGGGCCGAGATCGACTACGTCACGTCGGTGACGGCCACCGGGTTCGCGATCCGGAACCCCAACGCTGTGTCCACGTGCGGGTGCGGGCATTCGTTCAAGACCCAGAGCGACGCCGGCCAGGCGCAGCCGTGCGGGGACGAGGCGGAGGCGCGCGCGTAGGCGCGTCGGTGCAGGGGGATGGCGATGGAACAGATCATGGGACAGGTCGCAACGGACGGCTCCGAGTTGCAGGCACGGGTGCAGCAGGTGCTGGACACGATCCGGCCGCACGTGCAGGCGGACGGCGGAGACATCGAACTGGTTGACATCGTGGACGGCGTCGTGCAGATCCGGCTCGCCGGGTCGTGTGTCGGCTGCATGTACTCGATGATGACGCTGCAGGCCGGCGTGGAGCGCATGCTGAAGGAGCAGGTGCCTGAGGTCAAGGCGGTCGAAGCGGCACCGTTCTAGCCCGGCCCGATCGGTCCCTGCGAGAGGAACCCTGAGCCTCTCATGGAAGCCCATGAGGGGCTCTTTGTTTGAGCCGCGCGGCGCGTGAGCCGCACGGGCACGGCGTCCGGGGGTCGCCGGGGCGGAGGCAGGCGGTGCGCATCGACTACACTGAGGACCAGCGGCTCGTCCATCGCACGGTGCGGGAGTTTGCGGTCGCGGAGATTCGCCCGCACGCACGCCGGTGGGATGCGGAGGCCACGTTTCCCCAGACGCTGGTGCCGAAGTTAGCCCAGCTGGGCTTGTGGGGGATGACGGTGCCGCCGGAGTACGGCGGGTCCGGCGTGGACACGGTCAGCATGGCGCTTGCGATCGAGGCCCTCGCCTGGGGGGATGGCGGTATCGCGCTCAGCGTCGCCGCGCACAACTCGCTGTGCGTCGGGCACATCGTACGCGCGGGCAGCGACGCGCAGAAGCGGACGTACCTGCCGCGGCTGGCGTCGGGCGAGGCGCTCGGCGCCTGGTGTTTGACCGAACCGGGGTCCGGCAGCGACTCGGGCGCGCTCGCGACCCGGGCGGAGCGGCGCGGCGACCGGTGGGTGCTCTCCGGCACGAAGGTGTTCGTCACGCAGGGGAGCATCGCCGGGGTGTATGTCGTGCTGGCGCGGACCGACCCCGACGCGGGGCATCGCGGGATCTCGGCGTTCGTCGTCGAGGCCGGGACGCCCGGTCTTCGCGTGGGGAAGCACGAGGACAAGCTCGGGATGCGATCCAGCGACACGAGCGAGGTGCTGCTGGACCAGTGCGAGGTCCCGGCGTCGCACCTGTTGGGCGCCCCGGGCGCGGGGTTCCAGGACGCCATGCAGGTCCTCGAGGGAGGTCGCATCGGGATCGGGGCGCTCGCCCTCGGCCTTGGGCGCGCCGCCCTGGACGCATCGGTGGCGTACGCGCGCGAGCGCCGCGCGTTCGGGCGGCCGATCGGCGAGTTCCAAGCGATCCAGTGGATGCTGGCCGATATGGCCGTCGAGTTGGAGGCGGCCGAACTGCTGGTGATGCAGGCGGCGAGCGCGGCGTGGCGCGGGCTGCCGTATCGGCGCGAGAGTTCGATGGCCAAGCTGTTCGCGTCCGAGGCGGCGGCGCGGGCGGCCTCCCGCGCGGTGCAGATTCACGGCGGGTACGGCTTCACGAAGGACTATCCCGTGGAGCGGATCTACCGGGACGTGAAGTTGTGCGAGATCGGCGAGGGGACCTCAGAGGTCCAGCGCCTGATCATCGCGCGCGAGCTGGTTCGATAAGATCGCGGAGGTGCCGAGCGTGCAGACGACGGTCGTTGGGAGTTACCCGAAGATTCCCGATCCCCCTGCGCCGGGCCGGTGGCGGACCAGCGTCGAGAAGCTCCAGCGTGGGGAGATCTCCGCGGCCGATCTGAAGCGCGTCGAGGACGATGTGACGGCGGATGTGTTGCGCGAGCAGGCCGAGGCCGGGATCGACATGCTGACGGACGGACAGATCCGCTGGGAGGACGGGTTCACGTACTTCGCGCGGGGGCTCACCGGGTTCACGATCAACGGCCTGCAGCGCTACTTTGATACCAACGTCTACTACCGTCAACCGGTGGCGACCGGCGAGGTGACGTGGCGCGCGCCCATCTCCGTGGTGGACTACACGTTCGCGGCTTCGAAGAGCGCCCGTCCGGTGAAACCGGTGGTGACCGGCCCGCTCACGCTTGCGGTCATGAGCCGCGACGAGCACTACGGCAGTTTGGAGCGGTTCGTCATGGCCCTGGCCACCGCGCTGAACCAGGAAGTGCGGGCGCTCGCGAACGCGGGGGCGCCGCTGATCCAAGTCGACGAGCCCGGGTTGCTCGTTCGCCGCGACCAGCTGCCGCTGTTCCGCCGGGCGATGGACGCGTTGTGGGACGGCGTCGGCGCGCGGCGCGCGCTGTACACGTACTTCGGCCACGTGGACGGTCTCTACCCGCAAATCCTCGACCTGCCGGTCGACGTGATCGGGCTCGACTTCATCGCCGGCCGCCAGCGAAACTGGGACGTGCTGCGCCGGGCCACGTTCACCAAGGAGCTGGGGTTGGGCGTGCTCGACGCCCGCAACACGCGGATGGAGACGCCCGAGGAGGTGGCCGCGGCGTGCCGTCGGGCGGCGGAGTTCGTGTCCCCGGCTGCGCTGCACGTCGGTCCAAGTGCCGGGTTGGAGTTCCTGCCCCGCCGGGTCGCCCGGAAGAAACTCGACGCGCTCGCCGCCGGCGTGCGGCGCGCCACGGAGGGTGCCGCATGACCGCGGTGATGCTCCCTACGACGACGGTCGGCAGCTTTCCGAAGCCGCCGTATCTTCTGGAGGCGCGCCGCAAGGTCGCGCGCAAGCAGATGGATCCCGCCGAACTGCGCCGGCTCGAGCGCCAGGCGACCGAGGAATGGGTCCGGCTCCAGGAAGAGATCGACCTGGACATCCTGGTCGACGGCGAGATGTACCGCGGCGACATGGTCGCGTTCTTCGCCGACCAGATGGACGGGTTCCAGATCGCCGGCCTGGTGCGGTCCTACGGGAACCGGTACTATCCCAAGCCCGCGGTCGTGGGGCCGGTGGGGCGGCGTGGCCCGCTGACGGTCGACTGGTTCCGGTTCGCGCAAGGGCTCACGAAGCGGCCGGTGAAGGGGATGCTGACGGGCCCCTACACCATCGCCGAGTGGTCGTTCAACGAGTACTACCCCACGCGGCGGGAGCTCGTGCTCGAACTCGCGCGGGCGGTCCATGACGAGGCGGTCGACCTCGAGAAAGCCGGCGCGCGGCACATTCAAATCGACGAACCGGCGATCCACACCCGTCCGGACGAGGACTTCGATCTGGCCGTGGAGGCG includes:
- a CDS encoding secondary thiamine-phosphate synthase enzyme YjbQ yields the protein MARTLAPAKVVTTTLTVSTRARTEIQDLTERVAGLPGVNEIAHGSVLIHSLHTTTGLVINEHQDALHDDILTLLRTLIPEDNAYRHNDPAYSDCNRGNAWSHLGAVLLGQTVQVPIEQGHLVLGTWQRVLFCELDGPQTRRLYAQVMGV
- the erpA gene encoding iron-sulfur cluster insertion protein ErpA — protein: MITVTDQAVSKLKELLAEQEESNLCLRVFITKGGCDGFSYGMTFDSAPEADDQVIDRGGVRVLVDKVSSRLLDGAEIDYVTSVTATGFAIRNPNAVSTCGCGHSFKTQSDAGQAQPCGDEAEARA
- a CDS encoding NifU family protein, which encodes MQARVQQVLDTIRPHVQADGGDIELVDIVDGVVQIRLAGSCVGCMYSMMTLQAGVERMLKEQVPEVKAVEAAPF
- a CDS encoding acyl-CoA dehydrogenase family protein; the protein is MRIDYTEDQRLVHRTVREFAVAEIRPHARRWDAEATFPQTLVPKLAQLGLWGMTVPPEYGGSGVDTVSMALAIEALAWGDGGIALSVAAHNSLCVGHIVRAGSDAQKRTYLPRLASGEALGAWCLTEPGSGSDSGALATRAERRGDRWVLSGTKVFVTQGSIAGVYVVLARTDPDAGHRGISAFVVEAGTPGLRVGKHEDKLGMRSSDTSEVLLDQCEVPASHLLGAPGAGFQDAMQVLEGGRIGIGALALGLGRAALDASVAYARERRAFGRPIGEFQAIQWMLADMAVELEAAELLVMQAASAAWRGLPYRRESSMAKLFASEAAARAASRAVQIHGGYGFTKDYPVERIYRDVKLCEIGEGTSEVQRLIIARELVR
- a CDS encoding methylcobamide--CoM methyltransferase, with amino-acid sequence MQTTVVGSYPKIPDPPAPGRWRTSVEKLQRGEISAADLKRVEDDVTADVLREQAEAGIDMLTDGQIRWEDGFTYFARGLTGFTINGLQRYFDTNVYYRQPVATGEVTWRAPISVVDYTFAASKSARPVKPVVTGPLTLAVMSRDEHYGSLERFVMALATALNQEVRALANAGAPLIQVDEPGLLVRRDQLPLFRRAMDALWDGVGARRALYTYFGHVDGLYPQILDLPVDVIGLDFIAGRQRNWDVLRRATFTKELGLGVLDARNTRMETPEEVAAACRRAAEFVSPAALHVGPSAGLEFLPRRVARKKLDALAAGVRRATEGAA
- a CDS encoding methionine synthase produces the protein MTAVMLPTTTVGSFPKPPYLLEARRKVARKQMDPAELRRLERQATEEWVRLQEEIDLDILVDGEMYRGDMVAFFADQMDGFQIAGLVRSYGNRYYPKPAVVGPVGRRGPLTVDWFRFAQGLTKRPVKGMLTGPYTIAEWSFNEYYPTRRELVLELARAVHDEAVDLEKAGARHIQIDEPAIHTRPDEDFDLAVEAMDVVTRGLNAYTVTHVCYGDVPRIYPAMLRLAVNQIDLALKNDDYVLLDTFRSPRFTKDIGLGVLDAHSHRAETPEEVADGIRRTLEVIPLEQIYVSPDCGLKTRTTDETVAKLRAMVEGTRQVRKELAS